In a genomic window of Coregonus clupeaformis isolate EN_2021a chromosome 27, ASM2061545v1, whole genome shotgun sequence:
- the LOC121541668 gene encoding ras-related protein Rab-14-like: protein MATAPYNYSYIFKYIIIGDMGVGKSCLLHQFTEKKFMADCPHTIGVEFGTRIIEVSGQKIKLQIWDTAGQERFRAVTRSYYRGAAGALMVYDITRRSTYNHLSSWLTDARNLTNPNTVIILIGNKADLEAQRDVTYEEAKQFAEENGLLFLEASAKTGENVEDAFLEAAKKIYQNIQDGSLDLNAAESGVQHKPSAPQGGRLLTNEPQPQREGCGC, encoded by the exons ATGGCCACCGCACCGTACAACTACTCCTACATTTTCAAATACATCATCATCG gggaCATGGGGGTAGGGAAGTCATGTTTGCTTCACCAGTTCACAGAGAAGAAAT TCATGGCAGACTGCCCCCATACGATCGGCGTGGAGTTTGGCACGAGGATAATCGAGGTGAGCGGCCAGAAGATCAAGCTGCAGATCTGGGACACGGCGGGCCAGGAGCGCTTCAGGGCTGTCACGCGTAGTTACTACAGGGGGGCCGCAGGTGCACTCATGGTCTACGACatcaccag GAGAAGTACATACAACCACCTCAGCAGCTGGCTGACTGATGCCAGAAATCTCACCAACCCCAATACT GTGATCATTCTCATAGGTAACAAAGCAGATCTGGAGGCCCAGAGGGACGTCACGTATGAGGAGGCCAAGCAGTTCGCTGAGGAGAACG GTCTCTTATTCCTGGAAGCCAGCGCAAAAAC GGGTGAGAACGTGGAGGATGCTTTCCTGGAGGCGGCTAAGAAGATCTACCAGAACATCCAGGATGGTAGTCTGGACCTGAATGCTGCAGAGTCTGGTGTCCAGCACAAGCCCTCCGCCCCCCAGGGAGGCCGGCTATTAACCAACGAACCACAGCCCCAGAGGGAAGGCTGCGGCTGCTAA